From one Gossypium hirsutum isolate 1008001.06 chromosome D08, Gossypium_hirsutum_v2.1, whole genome shotgun sequence genomic stretch:
- the LOC107910442 gene encoding uncharacterized calcium-binding protein At1g02270: protein MNQDITVPPPSNSVHKPKLRPTLNSYFNKPTLFKAFFFCFLPFLISLFLIAYLNQSGKNSEMVLLAGFCNGSDIANVDSSESKSVPFQETRTGHACSTMGEPCISCTTFNILAPIYKRLDQQNQSVRESDFRAFWLARNKKIVNWLLYERSSIICLQEFWVGNEELVHMYEESLGAAGYDTFKLARTNNRGDGLLTAIHKEYFKVLNRRELFFNDFGDRVAQLLHVQSVAPFSINQNESVQQEIIIVNTHLLFPHDSSLSIVRLHQVYQILQYLETYQRENKLSQMPVILCGDWNGSKRGHVYKFLRSQGFVSSYDIAHEYTDSDADAHKWVSHRNHRGNICGVDFIWLRNPHNSQKLLKISWAEAAFGIIKYQLKKVSLAENDAFAFLRADSSGNHITYSAFCDALRQVNLTGLSHGLSFQETKDLWVQADADGNGVVDYEEFKRIWDATWLQHMDEDCSLEDLNEGIAEDEAIGFAVKKAVLFPHEVEKGIWPENYSLSDHARLTAVFSPVRLRCSKQSL, encoded by the exons ATGAATCAAGACATTACAGTTCCTCCTCCATCTAACTCTGTCCACAAGCCTAAGCTAAGGCCAACCCTTAACTCTTACTTCAACAAACCCACCCTTTTCAAAGCTTTCTTTTTCTGCTTCCTTCCCTTTCTCATTTCCCTCTTTCTCATTGCTTACCTCAATCAAAGTGGCAAGAATTCTGAAATG GTGTTGTTGGCAGGATTTTGTAATGGCTCTGATATTGCTAATGTGGATTCTAGTGAAAGCAAATCTGTTCCTTTTCAAGAAACGAGAACGGGTCATGCTTGTTCAACAATGGGGGAGCCTTGCATTTCTTGTACCACCTTCAACATCCTAGCTCCTATTTACAAGCGATTGGACCAGCAG AACCAGAGCGTACGAGAGAGTGATTTTAGAGCATTTTGGTTAGCTAGAAATAAGAAGATTGTAAATTGGTTGCTTTACGAAAGGTCTTCCATTATCTGTCTCCAG GAATTTTGGGTTGGAAATGAAGAACTGGTGCATATGTATGAAGAAAGCCTCGGTGCTGCAGGCTATGATACCTTCAAGCTTGCAAGAACCAACAACAGAGGAGATG GTTTGTTGACTGCTATACACAAGGAGTACTTCAAGGTTTTAAACCGTAGAGAGTTGTTCTTCAATGACTTTGGAGACCGTGTTGCGCAATTGTTGCATGTTCAATCAGTTGCACCCTTCTCAATAAATCAGAATGAGAGTGTTCAACAGGAAATTATCATTGTAAACACCCACCTTTTATTTCCTCATGATTCCAGTTTATCCATTGTGAGACTGCACCAG GTTTACCAAATACTACAATATCTGGAAACATATCAGAGAGAAAACAAACTCAGCCAGATGCCAGTCATACTCTGCGG CGACTGGAATGGAAGCAAGCGTGGACATGTCTACAAGTTCCTCAGGTCTCAGGGATTTGTTTCATCTTATGATATTGCACATGAATACACAGACAGCGATGCAGATGCTCACAAG TGGGTTAGCCATCGAAACCATAGGGGAAACATCTGTGGTGTCGATTTCATATGGCTTCGTAATCCTCATAACTCACAAAAACTGTTGAAGATAAGTTGGGCCGAAGCAGCTTTTGGCATAATAAAG TACCAACTTAAAAAGGTTTCATTGGCTGAAAATGATGCCTTTGCCTTTCTGAGGGCTGACAGCAGCGGCAACCATATAACTTACTCGGCCTTTTGTGATGCACTTAGACAG GTAAATTTGACTGGTCTTTCTCATGGATTAAGTTTCCAAGAGACGAAAGATCTGTGGGTCCAAGCCGATGCTGATGGAAATGGTGTTGTAGACTATGAAGAATTTAAG AGAATTTGGGATGCTACATGGTTACAACATATGGATGAAGACTGCAGCTTAGAGGACTTGAATGAAGGCATTGCAGAAGACGAAGCTATCGGTTTTGCGGTAAAGAAAGCAGTTCTCTTCCCCCATGAAGTGGAGAAGGGAATATGGCCTGAAAACTACTCCCTTTCTGATCATGCCCGACTCACTGCTGTATTCTCACCTGTTAGATTACGGTGTTCGAAGCAAAGCTTGTAG